The following are encoded together in the Phaseolus vulgaris cultivar G19833 chromosome 9, P. vulgaris v2.0, whole genome shotgun sequence genome:
- the LOC137823149 gene encoding probable 26S proteasome non-ATPase regulatory subunit 3 has translation MTQDLEMKDRSTPSNSVSSPAPSTLQNLKEIASLIETGSYSKEVRRIARAVRLTIALRRKLTASIISSFLDHVLAPGSEAHVKLSAYLPKEDDHEMEVDAATSTIQTPAKHLLPELEIYCYLLVLLFLIDKKRYNEAKACSSASIVWLKNTNRRTVDVIASRLYFYYSYSYELTEDLAEIRGNLLALHRIATLRHDELGQETLLNLLLRNYLHYNLYDQAEKLRSKAPRFEAHSNQQFCRYLFYLGKIRTIQLEYTDAKESLLQAARKAPVAARGFRIQCNKWAVIVRLLLGEIPERTVFMQKGMEKSLRPYFELTNAVRIGDLELFRNIADKFATTFNADRTHNLIVRLRHNVIRTGLRNISISYSRISLADVAKKLRLNSSNPIADAESIVSKAIRDGAIDATLDHANGWMVSKETGDIYSTNEPQLAFNSRIAFCLNMHNEAVRALRFPPNTHKEKESAEKRRERQQQEQELAKHIAEEDDDDF, from the exons ATGACTCAAGATCTCGAGATGAAGGATCGCTCAACGCCTTCCAACTCCGTTTCTTCACCTGCTCCATCTACTTTGCAGA ATTTGAAGGAGATAGCTTCGCTTATCGAGACCGGTTCGTACTCAAAGGAAGTTCGTAGAATTGCTCGTGCTGTGCGCCTTACAATTGCGTTGAGACGTAAATTGACAGCATCGATTATCTCATCCTTTCTCGACCACGTCCTCGCTCCTGGTTCTGAAGCTCATGTCAAATTGTCTGCGTATCTTCCCAAG GAGGATGATCACGAGATGGAAGTGGATGCGGCAACATCTACAATTCAAACCCCAGCTAAACACTTGTTGCCCGAGCTAGAAATCTACTGTTACCTCCTTGTACTTCTTTTTCTGATTGATAAAAAAAGATACAATGAG GCCAAAGCTTGTTCCTCAGCTAGCATTGTTTGGCTGAAGAATACAAACAGGAGAACTGTTGATGTTATTGCATCCAGACTGTATTTTTACTATTCATATAGCTATGAGCTTACAGAAGATCTTGCTGAAATCCGTGG CAACCTCCTTGCATTGCACCGAATTGCCACCCTGCGCCATGACGAGTTGGGCCAG GAAACACTTCTTAATTTGTTACTCCGTAACTACCTTCACTACAATCTATATGATCAGGCGGAAAAGTTGAGGTCCAAGGCTCCTCGATTTGAAGCGCATTCAAACCAGCAG TTCTGTCGTTACCTCTTTTACCTTGGGAAAATTCGGACTATTCAATTGGAGTATACAGATGCAAAGGAGTCTCTCCTGCAGGCTGCCCGGAAAGCTCCAGTGGCTGCACGGGGTTTTCGAATTCAATGTAACAAGTGGGCTGTGATAGTTCGGTTACTGTTGGGAGAAATACCAGAGCGCACTGTCTTTATGCAGAAAGGAATGGAAAAATCTTTAAGGCCTTACTTTGAGCTTACAAAT GCTGTACGGATTGGAGACTTGGAACTGTTTAGGAATATTGCAGACAAGTTTGCCACTACCTTTAATGCAGACAGAACCCATAATTTGATTGTTCGATTGCGGCATAATGTTATCAGGACTGGTTTACGGAACATCAGCATCTCCTATTCCCGCATCTCTCTAGCTGACGTTGCTAAAAAACTGAGGTTGAACTCTTCTAATCCTATTGCTGATGCTGAGAGCATTGTATCAAAGGCTATTCGTGATGGGGCAATTGATGCTACATTGGATCATGCCAATGGGTGGATGGTGTCCAAGGAAACTGGAGATATTTACTCCACAAATGAGCCTCAGTTAGCCTTTAATTCTCGAATTGCATTCTGTCTTAACATGCACAATGAGGCAGTTCGAGCACTTCGATTTCCCCCAAACACACACAAAGAGAAGGAGAGTGCTgaaaagagaagagagagacAACAACAAGAGCAGGAGCTGGCTAAGCATATTGCAGAGGAGGATGACGACGATTTCTGA